One segment of Anastrepha obliqua isolate idAnaObli1 chromosome 3, idAnaObli1_1.0, whole genome shotgun sequence DNA contains the following:
- the LOC129242176 gene encoding translation initiation factor IF-2-like, protein MQWNIVCCLFLVAFVVANETNTLTEDSKPQVGKDAEEVRGVVKKDLSTLSIKEQKQVVQIADSISKKEAENSNAETTTEADTDTEVVEAQFVEGENTIDNVTDSAPKSPVSCENDSTKQKHEQRPENLSATPKFHGGGKPYLQLVVPTQYPYTTRAPPPHHYHPGYGGNPGYGGNPGYGSNPGYGGYPGYGGYPAYGGYPGYGGYGGYPGYGGYPFYGGYSFYGGYPFYGGYPFFPFVNGTFARFRNLNLEQQIDAEDSRSSTTSKKKENVKESIPSFFRLWNFG, encoded by the exons atgcAGTGGAACATAGTTTGTTGTCTCTTTTTGG TGGCTTTTGTTGTGGCGAACGAAACCAACACCTTAACGGAGGATTCGAAACCACAAGTGGGAAAAGATGCTGAAGAAGTGCGTGGAGTTGTAAAAAAGGATTTGAGTACATTGAGTATAAAGGAACAAAAACAAGTGGTACAGATCGCAGACTCGATTTCTAAAAAAGAAGCAGAAAACTCAAATGCTGAAACGACAACGGAAGCAGACACCGACACCGAAGTGGTGGAAGCGCAATTTGTTGAAGGTGAGAATACTATAGATAATGTCACCGATTCCGCCCCAAAATCGCCAGTATCCTGTGAAAATGActccacaaaacaaaaacacgagCAGCGTCCGGAGAACTTAAGTGCCACACCTAAATTTCATGGCGGTGGTAAGCCTTATCTTCAGTTAGTTGTGCCCACACAATATCCGTACACTACAAGAGCACCACCGCCACACCACTATCATCCGG GCTATGGCGGGAACCCCGGCTATGGCGGGAACCCAGGCTATGGTAGTAATCCTGGGTATGGTGGATATCCTGGGTATGGTGGTTATCCTGCGTATGGTGGTTATCCTGGTTATGGCGGCTATGGTGGCTATCCCGGTTATGGCGGTTATCCCTTCTACGGTGGTTATTCCTTTTACGGCGGTTATCCCTTTTACGGCGGATATCCCTTCTTTCCTTTTGTTAATGGCACATTCGCACGCTTTCGCAATCTCAATTTAGAACAACAGATTGACGCTGAAGACTCAAGGAGCTCGACGACATCAAAGAAGAAGGAAAATGTGAAAGAGTCCATACCATCATTCTTTCGTTTATGGAATTTTGgttga